In Henningerozyma blattae CBS 6284 chromosome 6, complete genome, the following are encoded in one genomic region:
- the RPN3 gene encoding proteasome regulatory particle lid subunit RPN3 (similar to Saccharomyces cerevisiae RPN3 (YER021W); ancestral locus Anc_7.502) — protein MDSDKMEIDEVGDSTIEEFTQDQSVQAILDVLELIAKTTTTLDTRYIWRGLKELSPLRKSHLNQSTLSALIHVLYPDTSSFKIPLLTAVNENIKTSVNDSDKTRESYPAAFYQVINNKTIEVSSEINSFIHLLVQVYLLDSKKFETLSKFNKNDVLPNVLNFYNQRSLDLINAKLWFYIVICDESIPKQFNDNSISFSMTKYLKTASLKHDNETRAMLINLILRNYLKSGEVESAADFVSKVDYPTNDVSSPLEARYYFYLSKIYAIQLDYSSANEYIIAAGRKAPNNSKSLGFLQQVNKLRCCIDLLMGDIPELSFFNQMSMQKSLTPYYHISKAVKLGDLKKFTSTIATYKQQLIKDGNYQLCVRLRSNVIKTGIRIISLTYKKISLKDICIKLNLDSEQTVEYMISRAIRDGVLEAKINHKLGYIETTELLNVYGTNEPQDAFDERIKFVNQLHDESLLAMRYPASKKTNKDKDNNELLDDELLDGLSDFSDLEDLGFL, from the coding sequence atggataGTGATAAAATGGAAATCGATGAGGTGGGTGATTCtacaattgaagaattcaCCCAAGATCAATCTGTCCAAGCCATCTTAGATGTCTTAGAATTAATTGCTAAGACTACGACCACTCTGGACACTCGTTACATATGGAGAGGTTTAAAGGAATTGAGTCCTTTAAGAAAATCGCATTTAAATCAGTCCACACTTTCTGCTTTAATACACGTCTTATATCCTGATActtcatcttttaaaattccCTTATTAACTGCggttaatgaaaatattaaaacttCTGTCAACGATTCTGATAAAACAAGAGAATCATATCCTGCAGCTTTTTATCAAgttatcaataataaaacaatcGAAGTTTCATCTGAAATCAACAGTTTCATCCATTTATTAGTTCAAGTTTATTTGTTAGACTCCAAAAAATTTGAGACTTTGAGTAAATTTAACAAGAATGATGTGTTACCAAATGTATTAAATTTCTATAATCAAAGATCTTTGGATTTGATTAATGCCAAATTATGGTTTTATATAGTGATATGTGATGAATCTATACCAAAACAATTCAATGATAACTCAATATCGTTTAGCATGACTAAGTATTTAAAGACTGCCTCATTGAAACATGATAATGAAACACGCGCAATGCTAATTAATCTGATCttaagaaattatttaaaatctgGTGAAGTGGAGTCTGCAGCTGATTTTGTCTCTAAAGTCGATTATCCAACTAATGATGTTTCAAGTCCTTTAGAAGCtcgttattatttctatttatcTAAAATCTACGCAATTCAGTTAGATTATTCAAGCGCAAATGAATACATTATTGCTGCAGGTAGAAAAGCTCCAAACAATTCCAAAAGTTTAGGATTTTTACAACAAGTCAATAAATTACGTTGTTGCATAGATTTACTGATGGGTGATATCCCTGAATTATCTTTCTTTAATCAAATGAGCATGCAAAAATCTTTAACTCCTTATTATCATATCTCTAAAGCTGTTAAATTGGgtgatttgaaaaaatttacatCAACTATCGCAACTTATAAACAACAATTGATTAAAGATGGTAATTATCAACTCTGTGTTAGATTAAGATCAAATGTTATTAAAACTGgtattagaattatatcGTTAacttataaaaaaatttcactAAAGgatatttgtattaaattaaatttagacTCCGAACAAACTGTAGAATACATGATCTCCCGTGCCATTAGAGATGGTGTTCTGGAAGCTAAAATTAACCACAAACTAGGCTATATTGAAACTACCGAATTACTAAATGTTTATGGTACTAATGAACCACAAGATGCATTCGAtgaaagaataaaattcGTTAATCAGTTACATGATGAATCTCTATTAGCGATGAGATATCCAGCCAGTAAAAAGACAAATAAGGAcaaagataataatgaattattggaTGATGAACTCTTAGATGGTTTATCTGACTTTTCTGATTTAGAAGATTTAGGTTTCCTATAG